A DNA window from Mastacembelus armatus chromosome 11, fMasArm1.2, whole genome shotgun sequence contains the following coding sequences:
- the paqr7a gene encoding progestin and adipoQ receptor family member VII, a, which yields MATIVMERIGRVFISLQQIRQVPQMLTEAAPSKPGTVRDTEVPHYFRDCHIYTGYRPLNQSWRYYLLSMFQRHNETINIWTHLLAFLVFLVKLCQLAETVDFVNDPHSWPLLILILSSMIYSAFSVAAHMLGGKSELCHYGFFYLDYIGVAQYQYGSAVVHFYYAVDESLHRYVHGIFMPVATILSCLSCLGCCYGKYCNHTQPTWVRKVCQVLPSALAYAWDISPVVKRLLFWSIASSDPALSYHFGQVAFFLSSSFFFTFPMLELCFPGRCDFVGQSHQVFHIFLSCCTLSQIHASHLDYMGRRKLYSRLHGSSEAALFVGLYVLTLVVCALITAFMLRKVKQVLNLKAKSK from the coding sequence ATGGCAACCATTGTGATGGAGAGAATCGGGCGAGTGTTCATCAGCCTGCAGCAGATCAGGCAGGTTCCCCAGATGCTGACTGAGGCTGCGCCCTCTAAGCCTGGCACTGTACGAGACACTGAGGTTCCCCACTATTTCAGGGACTGCCACATCTACACTGGCTACCGACCACTCAACCAAAGCTGGCGCTACTACCTCTTGTCGATGTTCCAGCGCCACAATGAGACCATCAACATATGGACTCACCTGCTGGCGTTTTTGGTTTTTCTGGTTAAACTGTGTCAGCTTGCAGAAACTGTGGACTTTGTCAATGATCCTCACTCATGGCCCCTGTTAATCCTCATCCTGTCCTCCATGATCTACTCAGCATTCAGCGTAGCAGCTCACATGCTGGGAGGGAAGTCTGAACTGTGCCATTATGGATTCTTTTACTTGGATTACATTGGGGTAGCACAGTATCAGTATGGCAGTGCTGTAGTTCACTTTTACTATGCTGTGGATGAAAGCTTGCACAGATATGTACATGGGATCTTCATGCCTGTTGCTACCATCCTCAGTTGTCTGTCCTGCCTGGGATGCTGCTACGGCAAATACTGCAACCACACCCAACCGACCTGGGTACGTAAAGTGTGTCAGGTGCTGCCCTCAGCGCTCGCCTATGCCTGGGACATCAGTCCTGTGGTTAagagactcttattttggtcCATAGCCAGCAGTGACCCAGCCCTTAGCTATCACTTTGGCCAGGTGGCTTTCTTTCTAAGCAGTTCCTTCTTCTTCACCTTCCCCATGCTGGAGCTCTGCTTCCCTGGACGATGTGACTTTGTGGGACAGAGTCATCAGGTGTTCCATATTTTCCTGTCTTGCTGCACTTTGAGTCAAATTCATGCCTCCCACCTCGACTATATGGGCCGCAGGAAGCTGTACTCACGTCTGCATGGGAGCAGCGAGGCTGCTCTCTTTGTGGGTCTGTATGTGCTCACTTTGGTTGTATGTGCACTAATTACTGCCTTCATGCTGAGAAAAGTTAAACAAGTGCTTAACTTGAAAGCCAAGTCCAAGTAA